A region of Aquarana catesbeiana isolate 2022-GZ linkage group LG08, ASM4218655v1, whole genome shotgun sequence DNA encodes the following proteins:
- the LOC141104851 gene encoding uncharacterized protein has product MWAESWFRGTNLLMSSNNLCISILVDGREMRKTSEDCLTLSPDCKVEDEDITQYSPGENPTTSNVHPAPHSVDGPSYSSYPEEPQTVRDGAGPSYSSYPEEPQTVRDGAGPSYSSYPEEPQTVRDGAGPSYSSYPEEPQTVRDGTVLSTHKRFPCTECGKCFRFKYNLNIHKRSHTGEKPYSCPVCRKCFSHKSNLSIHQRLHTGEKRYSCPECGKCFRFNCSLSVHRKSHTGEKPYSCPECGKCFHTKSSLDLHKRSHTGEKPYSCPECGKCFSLKSTLDLHKRTHTGEKPYSCPECGKGFSQKSNLTLHQRVHTGEKPYSCAECGKNFSIKSHFIFHQRIHTGEKPYSCPECGKCFSRKGSLSNHMRYHTGVKPYSCPECGKRFTENSHLHIHLRWHSGEKPYSCSECGKRFSEKCKLHSHQRSHTGEKPYPCPKCDKYFQTKSGLNKHQSLHTVVDPLSSSDWRKCDPQKSTVYSHLRLDMEENELSWSD; this is encoded by the coding sequence atgtgggcggagtcctggtttaggggaaccaatctgctcatgtctagtaataatctttgtatttctattttagtagatggacgggagatgaggaaaacctcagaggattgtctcactttgtctccagactgtaaagtagaagatgaggacatcacacagtatagtccaggagaaaacccgactacctcaaatgtccatccggcaccacacagtgtagatggaccatcgtattcttcttatcctgaggaacctcagactgtgcgggacggtgccggaccatcgtattcctcttatcctgaggaacctcagactgtgagggacggtgccggaccatcgtattcctcttatcctgaggaacctcagactgtgcgggacggtgccggaccatcgtattcctcttatcctgaggaacctcagactgtgagggacggtacAGTCCTATCAACACATAAGAGATttccctgtactgagtgcgggaagtgtttccgttttaaatACAATCTTAATattcataaaagatctcacacaggtgagaagccatattcctgtcctgtgtGCAGGAAATGTTTCTCACATAAGTCCAATCTGTCcatacatcagagattgcacacaggggagaaacgatattcctgccctgagtgcgggaagtgtttccgttttaaTTGCAGTCTTAGTGTGCATAGaaaatctcacacaggagagaaaccatattcctgtccagagtgcgggaagtgtttccacaCTAAATCCAGTCTTGATCTTCATAAAAGGTCTCACACAGGCGAGAAGCCATATTcgtgtcctgagtgtgggaaatgtttcagttTGAAATCCACTCTTGATCTtcataaaagaactcacacaggtgagaagccatattcttgtcctgagtgtggaaaaggtttttcacagaagtccaatcttaccTTGCATCAGAgagtgcacacgggggagaagccatattcctgtgctgagtgtgggaaaaatttttcaataaaatcacattttatttttcatcagaggattcacacaggggaaaagccttattcctgtcctgagtgcgggaaatgtttttcacggaagggcTCTCTTTCAAATCACATGAGGTATCACACGGGGGTgaaaccgtattcctgtcccgagtgtggGAAACGTTTTACGGAGAATTCACATCTTCACATCCACCTGAGATGGCActcgggggaaaagccgtattcctgttctgagtgcgggaaacgtttttcaGAGAAGTGCAAACTTCACagccatcagagatctcacacgggggagaagccgtacccCTGTCCTAAATGTGATAAATATTTTCAAACCAAGTCCGGTCTTAACAAACATCAGAGTTTGCACACGGTGGTAGATCCACTTTCCTCTTCTGATTGGAGGAAGTGTGACCCACAGAAGTCCACCGTTTACAGTCATCTGAGATTGGACATGGAGGAGAATGAACTTTCCTGGTCTGactga